In Struthio camelus isolate bStrCam1 chromosome 22, bStrCam1.hap1, whole genome shotgun sequence, one DNA window encodes the following:
- the BACE1 gene encoding beta-secretase 1 codes for MAGAWPWVLLWLGAGLAPPAPAASAAGIRLALRGGQAAAAGGLRARRAAAEGGPRAGGFVAMVDNLRGKSGQGYYVEMAVGSPPQKLNILVDTGSSNFAVGAAPHPFLRRYYQRQLSSTYRDLRKGVYVPYTQGKWEGELGTDLVTIPHGPNVTVRANIAAITESDKFFINGSNWEGILGLAYAEIARPDDSLEPFFDSLVKQTQVPNIFSLQLCGAGFPLNETEALASVGGSMIIGGIDHSLYVGDIWYTPIRKEWYYEVIIVKLEVNGQDLNMDCKEYNYDKSIVDSGTTNLRLPKKVFEAAVKSIKTASSTEKFPDGFWLGEQLVCWQVGTTPWHIFPVLSLYLMGEATNQSFRITILPQQYLRPVEDVATSQDDCYKFAISQSSTGTVMGAVIMEGFYVVFDRARKRIGFAVSACHVHDEFRMAAVEGPYLHSNMEDCGYNIPQTDESTLMTIAYVMAAICALFMLPLCLMVFQWRCFHCLRRDHDDFADDISLLK; via the exons ATGGCCGGCGCCTggccctgggtgctgctgtgGCTGGGCGCCGGcctggccccccccgcccccgccgcctccgccgccggtaTCCGgctggcgctgcgcggcggccaggccgcggcggcgggggggctgcgggcgcgccgggcggcggcggagggcggcccGCGGGCCGGCGGCTTCGTGGCCATGGTGGACAACCTGCGCGGCAAGTCGGGGCAGGGCTACTACGTGGAGATGGCGGTGGGCAGCCCCCCGCAGAAG ctgaaTATCCTGGTGGACACAGGGAGCAGTAACTTTGCCGTGGGGGCTGCACCTCACCCCTTCCTCCGGAGGTACTACCAGCGGCAGCT GTCCAGCACCTACCGGGACCTGCGGAAGGGGGTGTACGTGCCCTACACCCAGGGCAAGTGGGAGGGGGAGCTGGGCACTGACCTCGTCACCATTCCCCACGGCCCCAATGTCACCGTCAGAGCTAACATCGCTGCCATCACAGAGTCGGACAAATTCTTCATCAATGGCTCCAACTGGGAAGGGATCCTGGGGCTGGCCTACGCTGAGATCGCCCGG CCCGATGACAGCCTGGAGCCCTTCTTTGACTCGTTGGTGAAGCAGACCCAGGTGCCCAACATCTTTTCCCTCCAGCTTTGCGGGGCAGGCTTTCCGCTCAATGAGACTGAGGCCCTGGCGTCCGTGGGAGGCAGCATG ATCATTGGCGGTATCGACCACTCGCTGTATGTGGGTGACATCTGGTACACACCTATCCGCAAGGAGTGGTACTACGAAGTCATCATCGTCAAGCTCGAGGTCAACGGGCAGGACTTGAACATGGACTGCAAAGAG TACAACTACGACAAAAGCATCGTGGACAGTGGGACCACCAACCTCAGGCTGCCAAAGAAAGTTTTTGAGGCTGCAGTGAAATCCATCAAAACAGCTTCTTCG ACAGAGAAGTTCCCGGATGGCTTCTGGCTGGGGGAGCAACTGGTTTGCTGGCAGGTCGGCACCACCCCCTGGCACATCTTCCCTGTCCTGTCCCTCTACCTGATGGGAGAGGCCACCAACCAGTCCTTTCGGATCACCATCCTACCCCAG CAATACCTGCGCCCAGTGGAGGACGTGGCCACCTCTCAGGACGACTGCTACAAGTTCGCCATCTCTCAGTCCTCCACGGGCACCGTCATGGGTGCCGTTATCATGGAGGGCTTCTATGTGGTCTTCGACCGTGCCCGCAAGCGCATCGGCTTTGCCGTCAGTGCCTGTCATG TGCACGATGAGTTTCGGATGGCTGCAGTGGAGGGGCCTTACCTGCACTCCAATATGGAGGACTGCGGCTACAACATCCCGCAGACGGACGAGTCCACCCTGATGACCATCGCCTACGTCATGGCGGCCATCTGCGCCCTGTTCATGCTGCCGCTCTGCCTCATGGTGTTTCAGTGGCGCTGCTTCCACTGCCTGCGGCGGGACCACGACGACTTTGCCGATGACATATCCTTGCTGAAGTGA
- the RNF214 gene encoding RING finger protein 214, producing the protein MALEQAQAQADGPAAAPAPLCEPGSGGGGPESPSPAVAAPAEPPSAEPPQPAAAGAGGQAEPERGAAAAAAAAEPDPAAAAAEEEEPEAAAAAPAKPSQNIAVQTDFRSAEADASTDQDIEKSLDKMMSERALLKERYQEVLDKQRQVENQLQVQLKQLQQRREEEMKNHQEILKAIQDVTIKREETKKKMEKEKKEFLQKEQDLKAEIEKLCEKGRRLLKEQEEKENKIASLIAEQSDEKQLWEMELDKLKNQHNEINRNILEETERAWKAEILSLESRKELLVLKLEEAEKEAELHLTYLKSAPPTLETMRPKQEWEMRLNRIRMTKESVRDQFNDHIQMVRNGTKLSSLPQIPTPTLPPPPSETDFMLTAFQPNPSLTPRLPFPIGPVPVPMVMPSADPRALSFPLLNPAISRPNQPSPPLPASQGRNSPVVASLIGTHSPHMTPAASIPPPPGLGGVKVTPEFHMPQPADKLEKLLEKLLTRFPQCTKAQLTNILQQIKTARRTMAGLTMEELNQLVAAKLAEQHERAAVGAQPLSRIRAPMFSAPLPQISTPMFLPPAQVAYPGSASHTPAACKLCLMCQKLVQPGDLHPMACSHVLHKECIKFWAQTNTNDTCPFCPSLK; encoded by the exons aTGGCGCTGGAGCAGGCCCAGGCGCAGGCGgacggcccggccgcggcgccggccccgctctgcGAGCCCGGCAG cggcggcggcggcccggagaGCCCCagcccggcggtggcggcgccggCGGAGCCCCCCAGCGCGGAGCCGCCCCAGccagccgccgcgggggccggcggccaggccgagccggagcgcggcgcggcggcggcggcggcggcggcggagcccgacccggcggctgcagcggcggaggaggaggagcccgaggcggcggcggcggccccggccaaGCCCTCGCAGAACATCGCGGTGCAG ACCGACTTCAGGAGCGCCGAGGCGGACGCGAGCACGGACCAGGACATCGAGAAGAGCCTG GACAAAATGATGTCTGAGAGGGCTTTGTTGAAGGAGCGTTACCAGGAGGTACTGGACAAACAGAGGCAAGTGGAGAATCAACTGCAGGTGCAGCTCAAGCAGCTCCAGCAGCGAAGAGAAGAAGAGATGAAGAACCACCAG GAGATTCTGAAAGCCATTCAGGATGTGACCATCAAGCgagaagagacaaagaaaaagatggagaaagagaagaaggaattcTTGCAGAaggagcaagatctgaaggcaGAAATTGAGAAACTCTGTGAGAAAGGCAGAAG GTTGCTGAAAgaacaggaggagaaggaaaacaagattGCTTCTCTGATTGCAGAGCAGTCTGATGAGAA GCAGTTATGGGAGATGGAGCTAGATAAGCTGAAGAACCAACACAATGAAATCAACAGGAACATTCTTGAGGAAACAGAACGGGCCTGGAAAGCAGAG ATCCTGTCCCTGGAGAGCCGAAAGGAGCTGCTGGTTTTGAAACtagaggaagcagaaaaagaagcagagcTGCACCTCACCTACCTCAA GTCTGCACCACCCACGCTGGAGACCATGAGGCCCAAGCAGGAGTGGGAAATGAGGCTGAACAGGATACGAATGACCAAGGAAAGCGTCCGA GATCAGTTCAACGACCACATTCAGATGGTGAGAAACGGCACAAAGCTGAGCAGCCTCCCACAGATCCCAACCCCAACCCTGCCACCTCCACCCTCAGAA acaGATTTCATGTTGACGGCATTCCAGCCCAACCCCTCCCTTACTCCCAGGCTCCCCTTCCCCATCGGTCCAGTTCCCGTTCCCATGGTCATGCCAAGTGCTGATCCCCGAGCACTCTCCTTTCCGCTCCTGAACCCTGCCATCTCCAGACCTAACCAGCCTTCCCCGCCGCTGCCTGCTTCCCAAGGAAGAAACAGCCCTGTAGTGGCATCGCTTATTGGCACGCACAGTCCTCACATGACTCCTGctgcctccatccctcctccaccAGGTTTGGGAGGAGTTAAGGTCACTCCAGAGTTTCACATGCCACAGCCAGCTGATAAGCTGGAAAAGCTGCTGGAGAAGTTGTTGACTCGATTTCCGCAGTGCACCAA GGCCCAGCTCACCAACATACTGCAGCAGATCAAGACTGCCCGGAGGACCATGGCGGGACTGACCATGGAGGAGCTGAACCAGCTGGTTGCGGCAAAGCTGGCGGAGCAGCATGAGCGGGCAGCAGTTGGGGCTCAG CCACTCAGTCGAATCCGGGCACCCATGTTTTCTGCTCCTCTGCCTCAGATCAGCACGCCCATGTTCCTGCCCCCAGCCCAGGTGGCTTACCCTGGATCGGCATCGCAT ACCCCAGCTGCCTGTAAGCTGTGTCTGATGTGCCAGAAGCTTGTGCAGCCTGGTGACCTGCACCCCATGGCCTGCTCGCACGTGCTGCACAAGGAG TGCATCAAATTCTGGGCACAAACCAACACAAATGACACTTGCCCCTTTTGCCCAAGTCTCAAATGA